Proteins from a single region of Salipiger sp. H15:
- a CDS encoding protein adenylyltransferase SelO — protein MTLSIPFDNSYARLPEAFFARIAPTRVAAPRLVAYNAALAAELGITGTDDPLMAAIFAGNTLPEGAEPIAQIYAGHQFGGFSPQLGDGRALLLGEVVDKTGTRRDIQLKGSGPTPFSRRGDGRAALGPVLREYVLSEAMHALGVPTTRALAAVRSGDDVYRETILPGAVFTRVAASHIRVGTFQLFASRHQYGELQQLFEYTRDRHYPETSTPGEMLAAVCARQAALVAQWMSLGFIHGVMNTDNCTLSGETIDYGPCAFMDQYHPDTVYSSIDQHGRYAYQAQADIIVWNMAQLATAMVPLVQDQEAAVRDFTEIINAMPNLIRGAWLTRFGAKLGLAAPQPEDARLIADLLHMMQTGGSDFTNTFRALATGSARDEITDRAAYDPWHARWQERIAGEQEAEARMRAASPAFIPRNHRVEQMIAAALEGDESYFHHLNAVLARPYEDQPEAEELRRPPLPAEVVQATFCGT, from the coding sequence ATGACCCTCTCGATCCCCTTCGACAACAGCTACGCCCGCCTGCCCGAGGCGTTCTTTGCCCGCATCGCGCCGACCCGCGTCGCGGCGCCCCGGCTCGTCGCCTACAACGCGGCGCTGGCCGCGGAGCTTGGCATTACCGGCACGGATGATCCGTTGATGGCGGCGATCTTCGCCGGCAACACCCTGCCCGAGGGCGCCGAGCCGATCGCGCAGATCTACGCCGGCCACCAGTTCGGCGGCTTCTCCCCGCAGCTCGGCGACGGGCGCGCGCTGCTGCTCGGCGAGGTGGTGGACAAGACCGGCACCCGCCGCGACATCCAGCTCAAGGGCTCCGGCCCCACGCCCTTCTCGCGCCGCGGCGACGGGCGCGCGGCGCTCGGCCCGGTGCTGCGCGAATACGTGCTCTCCGAGGCGATGCACGCCCTCGGCGTGCCGACCACCCGCGCGCTGGCCGCGGTGCGCAGCGGTGACGACGTCTACCGCGAGACCATCCTGCCCGGCGCGGTCTTCACCCGCGTCGCCGCGAGCCACATCCGCGTCGGCACCTTCCAGCTCTTCGCCTCGCGCCACCAATACGGCGAGTTGCAGCAGCTCTTCGAGTACACGCGCGACCGGCACTACCCCGAGACCTCCACCCCAGGCGAGATGCTTGCCGCCGTCTGCGCCCGGCAGGCCGCGCTGGTGGCGCAGTGGATGTCGCTCGGCTTCATCCACGGGGTGATGAACACCGACAACTGCACGCTCTCGGGCGAGACCATCGACTACGGCCCCTGCGCCTTCATGGACCAGTACCACCCCGACACGGTCTATTCCTCGATCGACCAGCACGGCCGCTACGCCTACCAGGCGCAGGCCGACATCATCGTCTGGAACATGGCGCAGCTCGCCACCGCCATGGTGCCGCTGGTGCAGGACCAGGAGGCGGCGGTGCGCGACTTCACCGAGATCATCAACGCCATGCCGAACCTCATCCGCGGCGCATGGCTCACCCGCTTCGGCGCCAAGCTCGGCCTCGCCGCGCCGCAGCCCGAGGACGCCCGGCTCATCGCCGACCTGCTGCATATGATGCAGACCGGCGGGTCTGACTTCACCAACACCTTCCGCGCCCTCGCCACCGGCTCCGCCCGCGACGAGATCACCGACCGGGCCGCCTATGATCCCTGGCACGCGCGCTGGCAGGAGCGCATCGCGGGCGAGCAAGAGGCCGAGGCGCGGATGCGCGCCGCCAGCCCCGCCTTCATCCCGCGCAACCACCGCGTCGAGCAGATGATCGCCGCCGCGCTCGAGGGCGACGAGAGCTACTTCCACCACCTCAACGCCGTGCTCGCGCGCCCCTACGAGGACCAGCCCGAGGCCGAGGAGCTGCGCCGCCCGCCGCTGCCGGCGGAGGTTGTGCAGGCGACCTTCTGCGGCACCTAG
- a CDS encoding GNAT family N-acetyltransferase, protein MPDTTHAACLSPRPAPAGFSDWDGLLALILGSFAYMEGRIDPPSSAGRLTPESLRARAREEHLYVAGTPLMGCAFFAEQPDALYIGKLAIAPGAQGKGLGRAFVAEAEALARRLGLPRLRLETRIELTQNHAAFARFGFSRTAEKAHPGFTRPTSITMEKPLFA, encoded by the coding sequence ATGCCCGACACCACCCACGCCGCCTGCCTTTCCCCGCGCCCCGCGCCCGCGGGGTTTTCCGACTGGGACGGGCTGCTGGCGCTCATCCTGGGCAGCTTTGCCTACATGGAGGGGCGGATCGACCCGCCCTCCTCGGCAGGCCGTTTGACCCCGGAGAGCCTGCGCGCCCGGGCGCGGGAGGAACACCTTTACGTGGCCGGAACGCCGCTCATGGGCTGCGCCTTCTTCGCCGAGCAGCCCGACGCGCTCTACATCGGCAAGCTCGCCATCGCGCCGGGCGCGCAGGGCAAGGGGCTCGGCCGCGCCTTCGTGGCGGAGGCCGAGGCGCTTGCCCGCCGGCTCGGCCTGCCCCGCCTGCGGCTCGAGACGCGCATTGAGCTCACCCAGAACCACGCCGCCTTCGCCCGTTTCGGGTTTTCCCGAACGGCCGAAAAGGCCCATCCCGGCTTCACCCGCCCGACCTCGATCACCATGGAGAAGCCGCTCTTTGCCTGA
- a CDS encoding pirin family protein yields the protein MSWNPALEPHCPTGNEVDAIETLIVPRARDLGGFEVRRALPAPRRQMVGPFIFFDQMGPVEFLPTRGLDVRPHPHIGLATISYLFRGRMHHRDSLGTDAWIEPGAVNLMVAGHGITHSERIDDATRRDPMPFMGIQTWVALPEKSEDDAPDFIHAGADALPVMEGEGKTVRLILGRAWGQAAPVKTFTDMFYADAVLEPGARLPMPDDHEDRGVYVVEGAVEQAGTVFEAGRMMVFRPGDRVSLKAGPQGARLMVLGGETLNGPRYIWWNFVASSKERIDEAKEAWRRGDWQNGRFHLPPGDDAEFIPLPDS from the coding sequence ATGAGCTGGAATCCCGCACTTGAGCCGCATTGCCCGACCGGCAACGAGGTCGATGCCATCGAGACGCTGATCGTGCCGCGTGCCCGCGATCTTGGCGGTTTCGAGGTCCGCCGCGCGCTGCCCGCGCCGCGCCGGCAGATGGTCGGCCCCTTCATCTTCTTCGACCAGATGGGGCCGGTCGAGTTCCTGCCGACGCGGGGCCTCGACGTGCGCCCGCACCCGCATATCGGCCTCGCGACGATCTCGTATCTGTTCCGCGGGCGCATGCACCACCGCGACTCGCTGGGCACCGACGCCTGGATCGAGCCCGGCGCGGTCAACCTGATGGTGGCCGGGCACGGCATCACCCATTCCGAGCGCATCGACGACGCCACGCGCCGCGATCCCATGCCCTTCATGGGGATCCAGACCTGGGTGGCGCTGCCGGAGAAATCCGAGGATGACGCGCCCGATTTCATCCATGCCGGGGCAGACGCGCTGCCGGTGATGGAGGGCGAGGGCAAGACCGTGCGGCTGATCCTCGGCCGGGCCTGGGGGCAGGCGGCGCCGGTGAAGACCTTCACCGACATGTTCTACGCCGACGCCGTGCTCGAGCCCGGCGCGCGTCTGCCGATGCCCGACGATCACGAGGACCGCGGCGTCTATGTCGTCGAGGGCGCGGTCGAGCAGGCGGGCACGGTGTTCGAGGCGGGCAGGATGATGGTCTTCCGCCCCGGCGACCGGGTCTCGCTCAAGGCCGGGCCGCAGGGCGCGCGGTTGATGGTGCTGGGCGGCGAGACGCTGAACGGCCCGCGCTACATCTGGTGGAACTTCGTCGCCTCGTCGAAGGAGCGCATCGACGAGGCCAAGGAGGCATGGCGCCGCGGCGACTGGCAGAACGGCCGTTTCCACCTGCCGCCGGGCGACGATGCCGAATTCATCCCGCTGCCGGACAGCTGA
- a CDS encoding bestrophin family ion channel → MILRKRPSVLRLFFVLRGSVIQVIWKQLLLVMAVAVLVVWAHTRLPSVVIALDFAPFGLIGIALSVFLSFRNGACYDRWWEARKLWGLMIQTARDMVRQTIVLEATPERRRILLALVQYGHRSAMQLRGKPGPESADAALIEAGRTVSQLEREGRLTGTEALVLHESLARMAGALLGCERLANTPVPFAYTLLLHRTAYLFCIMLPFGFVDELGWVTPLAAGLVAYAFFGLDALADELELPFSNNQNAMPLTAYATAMEIALRGGLGDTDLPEMPKPVNFLLT, encoded by the coding sequence GTGATTCTCCGCAAGCGCCCCTCCGTCCTGCGTCTTTTCTTCGTTCTCAGGGGCTCGGTGATCCAGGTGATCTGGAAGCAGCTCCTGCTGGTCATGGCCGTCGCCGTGCTCGTGGTCTGGGCGCACACGCGGCTGCCGAGCGTGGTCATCGCGCTGGACTTCGCCCCCTTCGGGCTGATCGGCATCGCGCTCTCGGTCTTCCTCAGCTTCCGCAACGGCGCCTGCTACGACCGCTGGTGGGAGGCGCGCAAGCTCTGGGGGCTGATGATCCAGACGGCGCGGGACATGGTGCGCCAGACCATCGTGCTCGAAGCCACGCCCGAGCGGCGCCGGATCCTGCTGGCGCTGGTGCAGTACGGCCACCGCTCGGCGATGCAGCTGCGCGGCAAGCCCGGGCCCGAGAGCGCCGACGCCGCGCTCATCGAGGCGGGGCGCACGGTCTCGCAGCTCGAACGCGAGGGACGGCTCACCGGGACCGAGGCGCTGGTGCTGCACGAGAGCCTTGCGCGGATGGCCGGGGCGCTGCTGGGCTGCGAGCGGCTGGCGAACACGCCGGTGCCCTTCGCCTACACGCTGTTGCTGCACCGCACCGCCTATCTCTTTTGCATCATGCTGCCCTTCGGCTTCGTCGACGAACTCGGCTGGGTCACGCCGCTGGCGGCGGGTCTGGTCGCCTATGCCTTCTTCGGGCTCGACGCGCTGGCGGACGAACTCGAGCTGCCCTTCTCAAACAACCAGAACGCCATGCCGCTCACCGCCTATGCCACGGCGATGGAAATCGCCCTGCGCGGCGGGCTCGGCGATACGGATCTTCCCGAAATGCCGAAACCGGTGAACTTCCTGCTCACCTGA
- a CDS encoding GNAT family N-acetyltransferase — protein MKSLHLADAEDLERLLPMVTSFQAERQHEPDEAQLTAALTPLLAGAPQGAVWLIGPRKAPVGYVVVSFGWSLESGGMTGTIDQIYVRPAVRSRGMGSEALFQLTQALRQGGVTALQMEVSREDETLRRFCRRARLQDRDGAVLMRCAL, from the coding sequence ATGAAATCCCTGCATCTCGCCGACGCCGAAGATCTCGAACGGCTGCTGCCCATGGTCACCAGCTTCCAGGCCGAGCGCCAGCACGAGCCGGACGAGGCGCAGCTGACCGCGGCGCTGACGCCGCTGCTCGCGGGGGCACCGCAGGGCGCCGTCTGGCTGATCGGCCCGCGCAAGGCCCCGGTCGGCTACGTGGTGGTCAGCTTCGGCTGGTCGCTGGAAAGCGGCGGGATGACCGGGACCATCGACCAGATCTACGTGCGCCCCGCGGTGCGCAGCCGCGGCATGGGCAGCGAGGCGCTGTTCCAGCTGACCCAGGCGCTGCGCCAGGGCGGGGTGACGGCGCTGCAGATGGAGGTCTCGCGCGAGGACGAGACGCTGCGCCGCTTCTGCCGCCGCGCCCGGCTGCAGGACCGCGACGGCGCCGTGCTGATGCGCTGCGCGCTCTGA
- a CDS encoding nucleoside hydrolase — translation MARPIIIDTDPGQDDAVAILLALASPELRVLGITTVAGNVPLHLTSRNARIVCELAGRTDIPVFAGCDAPLERKLVTAEHVHGKTGLDGPVLPEPVMPLHDRHAVDFLIDTLRREPAGTVTLCPLGPLTNIATAFRRAPDIIPRVQQIVLMGGAYFEVGNITPAAEFNIYVDPEAAAEVFGAGVPLVVMPLDVTHKALVTKPRNEAIRALGTPVGRAVAEMTDFFERFDLQKYGSEGAPLHDPCVTAYLLAPEIFSGRHINVEIETGSDLTLGMTVADWWGVSGRAPNATFIGDLDSDAFFTLLTERLAKL, via the coding sequence ATGGCACGACCCATCATCATCGACACCGACCCCGGACAGGATGACGCCGTCGCCATCCTGCTCGCGCTCGCCTCGCCCGAGCTGCGGGTGCTCGGGATCACCACCGTCGCCGGCAACGTGCCGCTGCACCTGACCTCGCGCAATGCCCGCATCGTCTGCGAACTCGCCGGCCGGACCGACATTCCGGTCTTCGCCGGCTGCGACGCGCCGCTCGAGCGCAAGCTCGTCACCGCCGAGCACGTGCACGGCAAGACCGGGCTCGACGGCCCGGTGCTGCCCGAGCCCGTGATGCCGCTGCATGACCGCCACGCGGTCGACTTCCTCATCGACACGCTGCGCCGCGAGCCCGCGGGCACGGTCACGCTCTGCCCGCTGGGGCCGCTCACCAACATCGCCACCGCCTTCCGCCGCGCCCCGGACATCATCCCCCGCGTGCAGCAGATCGTCCTCATGGGCGGCGCCTATTTCGAGGTGGGCAACATCACCCCGGCGGCCGAGTTCAACATCTACGTCGACCCCGAGGCCGCGGCCGAGGTCTTCGGCGCGGGCGTGCCGCTGGTCGTCATGCCGCTCGACGTCACCCACAAGGCGCTGGTCACCAAGCCGCGCAACGAGGCGATCCGCGCGCTCGGCACGCCCGTCGGCCGGGCTGTCGCCGAGATGACCGACTTCTTCGAGCGCTTCGACCTGCAGAAATACGGCTCCGAGGGCGCGCCGCTGCACGATCCCTGCGTCACCGCCTACCTCCTCGCCCCCGAGATCTTCTCGGGGCGGCACATCAATGTCGAGATCGAGACCGGCTCCGATCTCACGCTCGGCATGACCGTTGCGGACTGGTGGGGGGTCTCGGGCCGCGCGCCCAATGCCACCTTCATCGGCGATCTCGATTCCGACGCCTTCTTCACCCTGCTTACCGAAAGGCTGGCAAAGCTATGA
- the zwf gene encoding glucose-6-phosphate dehydrogenase, translated as MVSRVIPVDPFDLVIFGGTGDLARRKILPGLFRRYCAGQMPSGSRVIGAARSEITLDEYRDMVREAIREFGKAKCDDTVLEEFLGLLGYVAVDARGESGWGELKEALRTEDGVVRAFYFSVGPSLFGDLAEQLRTHGLTNPDVRIVVEKPFGHNLESARALNEELARHFKETQIYRIDHYLGKETVQNLMAVRFGNMLFEPLWNAQYVDHIQITVAETVGVAGRGSYYDKSGAMRDMVQNHLMQLLCLIAMEPPARFEPDAVRDEKLKVIRALDPVDPDSIVRGQYTSDGEVNSYREDVENPASKTESFIAMKCYISNWRWANTPFYLRTGKRLAAQASEIAVVFKDAPHSIFGMDAGRHRNMLSIRLQPNEGMTLGVTIKEPGPGGMRLVDVPLDMSFADALGPDAEDAPDAYERLIMDVIRGNQTLFMRGDEVEAAWAWTDPLIEGWERRGDHPKPYDAGSTGPDDAAFLINKDGRRWRGIKT; from the coding sequence ATGGTTTCCCGCGTCATTCCCGTCGATCCATTCGACCTCGTCATCTTTGGAGGCACCGGCGATCTCGCGCGGCGCAAGATCCTTCCCGGCCTGTTCCGGCGCTACTGCGCGGGGCAGATGCCGTCCGGCTCGCGGGTGATCGGCGCGGCGCGGTCCGAGATCACGCTCGACGAGTACCGCGACATGGTGCGCGAGGCGATCCGCGAGTTCGGCAAGGCGAAATGCGACGACACCGTGCTCGAGGAGTTCCTCGGCCTGCTCGGCTACGTGGCGGTGGACGCGCGCGGCGAGAGCGGCTGGGGCGAGCTGAAGGAGGCGCTGCGCACCGAAGACGGCGTGGTGCGGGCCTTCTACTTCTCGGTGGGGCCGAGCCTGTTCGGCGATCTGGCCGAGCAGCTGCGCACCCATGGCCTGACCAATCCCGACGTGCGGATCGTGGTCGAGAAGCCCTTCGGCCACAACCTCGAGTCCGCCCGCGCGCTCAACGAGGAACTGGCCCGGCACTTCAAGGAAACGCAGATCTACCGGATCGACCACTATCTCGGCAAGGAGACGGTGCAGAACCTGATGGCGGTGCGCTTCGGCAACATGCTCTTCGAGCCGCTGTGGAACGCGCAATACGTCGATCACATCCAGATCACCGTGGCCGAGACCGTCGGCGTCGCCGGGCGGGGCAGCTACTATGACAAGTCGGGCGCGATGCGCGACATGGTGCAGAACCACCTGATGCAGCTGCTGTGCCTCATCGCCATGGAGCCGCCGGCGCGCTTCGAGCCCGACGCGGTGCGCGACGAGAAGCTCAAGGTGATCCGCGCGCTCGACCCGGTGGATCCCGACAGCATCGTGCGCGGCCAGTACACTTCGGACGGCGAGGTGAACTCCTACCGCGAGGACGTCGAGAACCCCGCCTCGAAGACCGAGAGCTTCATCGCGATGAAGTGCTACATCTCGAACTGGCGGTGGGCGAACACGCCCTTCTACCTGCGCACCGGCAAGCGGCTGGCGGCGCAGGCGAGCGAGATCGCCGTGGTGTTCAAGGACGCGCCACACTCGATCTTCGGCATGGACGCCGGGCGGCACCGCAACATGCTGTCGATCCGCCTCCAGCCGAACGAGGGCATGACGCTCGGGGTCACCATCAAGGAGCCGGGGCCGGGCGGCATGCGCCTCGTCGACGTGCCGCTCGACATGTCCTTCGCCGATGCGCTGGGGCCGGACGCCGAGGACGCGCCCGACGCCTACGAGCGGCTGATCATGGACGTGATCCGCGGCAACCAGACGCTGTTCATGCGCGGCGACGAGGTCGAGGCGGCCTGGGCCTGGACCGATCCGCTGATCGAGGGCTGGGAGCGCCGCGGCGATCATCCCAAGCCCTACGATGCAGGCAGCACCGGACCGGACGACGCGGCCTTCCTGATCAACAAGGACGGGCGCCGCTGGCGGGGGATCAAGACATGA
- the pgl gene encoding 6-phosphogluconolactonase codes for MSYEFRPYPDREMLAIDLANMIAGELRAQLQQGKRVSLAVPGGTSPGPIFDALSATSLDWDRVDVLLGDERWVPETSERSNTRLLRERLLTGKSAAARLLPLYSEAGTPEEKLEELAEAIRPSLPLGVVLLGMGADLHTASIFPGADRLAEALAPDAPILLPMRAPGAPEPRITLTAPVLDGALCKHVLIFGAEKRDALERAKGLPPEEAPINAVLDQAVVHWAE; via the coding sequence ATGAGCTACGAGTTCCGCCCCTATCCCGACCGCGAGATGCTGGCGATCGACCTTGCCAACATGATCGCCGGGGAGCTGCGCGCGCAGCTCCAGCAGGGCAAGCGCGTGTCGCTGGCGGTTCCGGGCGGCACCTCGCCCGGGCCGATCTTCGACGCGCTCAGCGCCACCTCGCTCGACTGGGACCGGGTGGACGTGCTGCTCGGCGACGAGCGCTGGGTGCCCGAGACCTCTGAGCGGTCCAACACAAGGCTGCTGCGCGAGCGGCTGCTGACCGGCAAGTCCGCAGCCGCGCGCCTGCTGCCGCTCTATTCCGAGGCCGGAACACCCGAGGAAAAGCTCGAGGAACTGGCCGAGGCGATCCGCCCCTCGCTGCCGCTCGGCGTCGTGCTGCTGGGCATGGGCGCGGACCTGCACACCGCCTCGATCTTCCCCGGCGCCGACCGGCTGGCCGAGGCGCTGGCACCGGATGCACCGATCCTGCTGCCGATGCGCGCTCCCGGCGCTCCCGAGCCGCGCATCACCCTGACCGCCCCCGTGCTCGACGGCGCGCTCTGCAAGCATGTGCTGATTTTCGGGGCAGAAAAGCGCGACGCGCTGGAACGGGCCAAGGGTCTGCCGCCGGAAGAGGCGCCGATCAATGCGGTGCTCGATCAGGCGGTGGTACACTGGGCCGAGTGA
- the pgi gene encoding glucose-6-phosphate isomerase yields MWDDLKRLATAREGRRIDALFAEDAARAETFSVEAEGMLFDYSKTQIDAEVLEALLAVARGADVAARREAMFGGAKINETEGRSVLHTALRNLAGTPVEVDGKDVMPEVLDTLARMEALASEVRASRITDVVNIGIGGSDLGPKMGTIALAPYHDGPRCHFVSNVDGADIADALKLCDPATTLFIIASKTFTTIETMTNARTAWDWLEASGAGTEGKFVALSSNAEKAAEWGIPASRVFGFEDWVGGRYSMWGPIGLSMMIAVGPENFRAFLDGGQAMDAHFRAAPLEANMPVLLALVGMWHNQVLGHATRAVLPYENRLARLPAYLQQLEMESNGKSVAMDGEALAFDSGPVVWGEPGTNGQHAFYQLIHQGTRVVPCEFMVGARSHEPKLRHHHELLLANCFAQSEALMRGRDLDEARGKVAGKFEGAELERQAKHRVFPGNRPSTTLVYPLLDPRTLGMIVALYEHRVFVEGVILNINSYDQWGVELGKELATALGPIVAGTQSAEGKDGSTRQLVAFVQRNI; encoded by the coding sequence ATGTGGGATGACCTGAAACGCCTCGCGACCGCCCGTGAAGGCCGCCGGATCGACGCGCTCTTCGCCGAGGATGCCGCGCGGGCAGAAACCTTCTCGGTCGAGGCCGAGGGGATGCTCTTCGACTATTCCAAGACGCAGATCGACGCCGAGGTGCTCGAGGCGCTGCTCGCCGTGGCGCGCGGCGCGGATGTCGCGGCGCGGCGCGAGGCGATGTTCGGCGGCGCCAAGATCAACGAGACCGAGGGCAGGTCGGTACTGCACACCGCGCTGCGAAACCTCGCGGGTACGCCGGTCGAGGTGGATGGCAAGGACGTCATGCCCGAGGTGCTGGACACGCTCGCACGCATGGAAGCGCTGGCCAGCGAGGTGCGCGCATCGCGGATCACCGACGTGGTCAACATCGGCATCGGCGGCTCGGACCTCGGCCCCAAGATGGGCACCATCGCGCTTGCTCCCTACCACGACGGGCCGCGCTGCCATTTCGTGTCGAACGTCGACGGCGCCGACATTGCCGACGCGCTGAAGCTCTGCGATCCCGCGACGACGCTCTTCATCATCGCCTCGAAGACCTTCACCACCATCGAGACCATGACCAACGCGCGCACCGCCTGGGACTGGCTCGAGGCGAGCGGCGCGGGCACCGAGGGCAAGTTCGTCGCGCTCTCGTCCAATGCCGAGAAGGCAGCGGAATGGGGCATCCCGGCCTCCCGCGTCTTCGGCTTCGAGGACTGGGTCGGCGGGCGCTACTCCATGTGGGGGCCGATCGGCCTTTCGATGATGATCGCCGTGGGGCCGGAGAACTTCCGCGCCTTCCTCGACGGCGGTCAGGCGATGGACGCGCATTTCCGCGCCGCCCCGCTCGAGGCCAACATGCCGGTGCTGCTGGCGCTGGTCGGCATGTGGCACAACCAGGTGCTGGGCCATGCCACCCGCGCCGTGCTGCCCTACGAGAACCGCCTCGCGCGGCTGCCGGCGTACCTCCAGCAGCTCGAGATGGAGAGCAACGGCAAGTCCGTCGCGATGGACGGCGAGGCGCTGGCCTTTGACAGCGGCCCGGTGGTCTGGGGCGAGCCCGGCACCAACGGCCAGCACGCCTTCTACCAGCTGATCCACCAGGGCACGCGGGTCGTCCCCTGCGAGTTCATGGTCGGCGCGCGCAGCCACGAGCCGAAGCTGCGGCATCACCACGAGCTGCTGCTGGCGAACTGCTTTGCCCAGTCCGAGGCGCTGATGCGCGGCCGCGACCTCGACGAGGCGCGCGGCAAGGTGGCGGGCAAGTTCGAGGGTGCCGAGCTCGAGCGTCAGGCCAAGCATCGGGTGTTCCCGGGCAACCGGCCGTCGACCACGCTGGTCTACCCGCTGCTCGATCCGCGCACGCTGGGGATGATCGTCGCGCTCTACGAGCACCGGGTCTTCGTCGAGGGGGTGATCCTGAATATCAACTCCTACGACCAGTGGGGCGTCGAGCTCGGCAAGGAGCTGGCGACGGCGCTCGGGCCGATCGTCGCGGGCACGCAAAGCGCCGAGGGCAAGGATGGATCGACCCGGCAACTGGTCGCATTCGTGCAGCGGAATATCTAG
- a CDS encoding PRC-barrel domain-containing protein, with the protein MKRLTTTAALIALVAGTAAYAQESNMDAAKENADAAVENAEQAVENTGDAIAEKSGEAVAEGEQALENAGDAMAQAGAEMKQEAGEMAASVDGMFNGSPDGLIRTRDITGGAVYAIDADGAAANFDDGMAYDTVSDDWDNVGSIEDVMLNADGSFRGIVAEVGGFLDIGDKHVMLEIDNAKFVPIDDGHYSVVTNMTKDQLMELPDVDEGPMN; encoded by the coding sequence ATGAAACGTCTGACCACCACCGCCGCTCTCATCGCCCTCGTTGCCGGCACCGCCGCCTATGCGCAGGAAAGCAACATGGACGCGGCCAAGGAAAATGCCGACGCCGCCGTGGAGAACGCCGAGCAGGCGGTCGAGAACACCGGTGACGCGATTGCCGAGAAGTCTGGCGAGGCCGTTGCCGAAGGCGAACAGGCGCTGGAAAACGCCGGTGACGCGATGGCTCAGGCCGGTGCCGAGATGAAGCAGGAAGCCGGCGAGATGGCTGCCTCGGTTGACGGCATGTTCAACGGCTCGCCCGATGGCCTGATCCGCACCCGCGACATCACCGGCGGTGCCGTCTACGCCATCGACGCCGATGGCGCCGCGGCCAACTTCGACGACGGCATGGCCTATGACACCGTCTCGGACGACTGGGACAACGTCGGCTCGATCGAGGACGTGATGCTGAACGCCGATGGCTCGTTCCGCGGCATCGTGGCCGAGGTCGGCGGCTTCCTCGACATCGGCGACAAGCACGTGATGCTCGAGATCGACAACGCCAAGTTCGTGCCGATCGACGATGGCCACTACTCGGTGGTGACCAACATGACCAAGGACCAGCTCATGGAGCTGCCCGACGTCGATGAAGGTCCGATGAACTGA
- a CDS encoding cupin domain-containing protein, producing the protein MTTDEIIALLGLAPHPEGGHYRQTWIAEAQDGGRPAGTCIHFLLKGGERSHWHRVDAVEIWHFYAGAPLLLSTAASDAGPREDRVLGPDLAAGARPQLIVPERHWQAARSLGDWTLVGCTVSPAFRFEGFELAPPDFDIS; encoded by the coding sequence ATGACTACGGACGAGATCATCGCGCTGCTGGGGCTCGCGCCGCATCCCGAGGGCGGGCACTACCGGCAGACCTGGATCGCAGAGGCGCAGGACGGCGGGCGCCCGGCGGGCACCTGCATCCATTTCCTGCTGAAGGGCGGCGAGCGCAGCCACTGGCACCGAGTCGACGCGGTGGAGATCTGGCATTTCTACGCGGGCGCGCCTCTCCTGCTGTCGACCGCCGCGAGCGACGCGGGCCCGCGCGAGGACCGGGTGCTGGGCCCCGATCTGGCCGCCGGCGCCCGGCCGCAGCTCATCGTCCCCGAGCGGCACTGGCAGGCGGCGCGCAGCCTCGGCGACTGGACGCTGGTCGGCTGCACCGTCTCTCCGGCCTTCCGCTTCGAGGGATTCGAGCTGGCACCGCCGGATTTCGACATTTCCTGA
- a CDS encoding holin-associated N-acetylmuramidase, with protein sequence MTEDAQVRRMAQEIVTREGGYVDDPADPGGPTNHGVTLGTLRRLGRDLDGDGDTDRDDLKRLTEADAAAIFLRDYFHAPRLDALPAALQPSVFDMYVNAGAGAVKLLQQLLRDMGEEVAVDGVVGPRTIAAAGRAFAAAPEHIADAYGISRRNYYFALADRRPASRKFARSVAGGKGGWIRRAESFISPRFRLTDAQFRARVSAWA encoded by the coding sequence ATGACCGAAGACGCGCAGGTGCGCCGCATGGCGCAGGAGATCGTCACCCGCGAGGGCGGCTATGTCGATGACCCGGCTGACCCGGGAGGGCCGACCAACCACGGCGTCACGCTCGGCACGCTGCGCCGGCTCGGGCGCGATCTGGACGGCGACGGCGACACCGACCGGGATGACCTGAAGCGGCTCACCGAGGCGGACGCGGCGGCGATCTTCCTGCGCGACTACTTCCACGCGCCGCGCCTCGACGCGCTGCCCGCCGCGCTGCAGCCCTCGGTCTTCGACATGTACGTGAACGCCGGGGCGGGCGCGGTGAAGCTGCTGCAGCAGTTGCTGCGCGACATGGGCGAGGAGGTCGCCGTCGACGGGGTGGTCGGGCCGCGGACCATAGCCGCCGCGGGCAGGGCTTTTGCCGCCGCGCCGGAGCATATCGCCGACGCCTATGGCATCTCCCGCCGGAATTATTATTTCGCGCTCGCCGACCGCCGCCCCGCCAGCCGCAAGTTCGCGCGCAGCGTCGCGGGCGGCAAGGGTGGCTGGATTCGCCGGGCCGAGAGCTTCATCTCGCCGCGCTTCCGCCTCACCGATGCGCAGTTCCGCGCGAGGGTCTCGGCATGGGCATGA